One window of Desulfobacca acetoxidans DSM 11109 genomic DNA carries:
- the dxs gene encoding 1-deoxy-D-xylulose-5-phosphate synthase: MSDPKPQFSVCSEALSLQKKSLLDAINSPVDLKRLAVEQLPQLAQEIRQQIISTVSTTGGHLAPNLGVVELTIALHYVFDTPRDKIIWDVGHQAYTHKLLTGRKDVFHTLRQSGGLSGFPKRGESPYDAFDTGHSSTSISAALGMAVGKCLKKERRRVIAVIGDGSMTAGLAFEGLNNAGDLSKDLIVVLNDNEMSISPNVGALSSFLSRKLTKRAVVYARRQFENFLKMVPGIGDELMLWAKKSEESFKSFLTPGMLFEALKFNYLGPVQGHRFDHLIETFGNVKNLNGPVLVHVLTTKGKGYEPAECNPTCFHGLGCFDLETGEPKKTVSDIPTYTEVFGNTLIKLAREDHRIVAVSAAMPDGTGLVDFRLHYPDRFFDVGICEQHAVTFAAGIATEGFRPVVAIYSTFLQRAYDQVLHDVCIQNLPVIFALDRGGIVGEDGETHQGLFDLSYLRHLPNMILMAPKDEDELRHMLYTAVSHVGPIALRYPRGGGVGTPLSPVLKKIPLGQAEVLTEGDDLLILAVGASVYPALEAARGLEEQGFKATVVNARFIKPLDQAQILSLAARCGRVLTVEENVAAGGFGSAVLELLSDHGLHGIPVKRLGVGDLFVEHGSQKILRRKYGLDPQGILEGALNLLGHPNGKKNVIWGNFQNSEG, translated from the coding sequence ATGTCCGATCCCAAACCTCAATTTTCGGTGTGCTCTGAGGCATTAAGCCTGCAGAAAAAAAGCCTACTGGATGCCATTAACAGTCCGGTTGATCTGAAAAGGCTGGCGGTGGAGCAACTTCCCCAACTAGCCCAAGAAATCCGCCAACAGATCATTAGCACAGTCTCTACTACTGGCGGGCATCTGGCTCCTAATCTCGGTGTCGTCGAGCTCACCATCGCCTTGCACTATGTTTTTGATACGCCGAGGGATAAGATCATCTGGGACGTCGGCCACCAGGCCTATACCCATAAGCTTCTCACCGGCCGCAAAGATGTTTTTCATACGCTTCGCCAATCCGGCGGTCTCAGCGGCTTCCCCAAGCGGGGGGAGAGCCCTTATGATGCCTTTGACACCGGTCACAGTTCTACATCCATATCTGCGGCTTTGGGCATGGCAGTGGGAAAGTGCCTCAAAAAGGAGCGTAGGCGGGTTATCGCCGTCATCGGCGACGGTTCCATGACCGCCGGCCTCGCCTTTGAGGGATTGAACAATGCCGGCGACTTGAGCAAGGACTTGATTGTTGTTCTCAACGACAACGAGATGTCGATCTCGCCCAATGTCGGCGCCCTCTCCTCTTTTCTCAGCCGTAAGCTCACCAAGCGGGCGGTGGTCTACGCCCGCCGCCAGTTTGAAAACTTTCTTAAAATGGTTCCCGGCATCGGTGATGAGCTGATGCTGTGGGCCAAAAAAAGTGAGGAGTCCTTCAAATCCTTTCTTACTCCCGGCATGTTGTTTGAAGCCCTCAAGTTTAATTATCTAGGGCCGGTTCAGGGCCATCGTTTTGACCATCTCATTGAGACCTTCGGAAATGTCAAGAATCTCAATGGTCCTGTTTTGGTCCACGTTCTTACTACCAAGGGGAAGGGCTACGAACCCGCCGAATGCAATCCTACCTGTTTTCACGGTTTGGGATGCTTCGACCTGGAGACCGGCGAACCCAAAAAAACCGTCAGCGATATCCCTACTTACACCGAGGTATTCGGCAACACCCTGATCAAACTGGCCCGTGAGGATCACCGCATTGTCGCGGTTTCTGCGGCCATGCCGGATGGGACCGGCCTGGTGGATTTCCGGCTGCACTATCCGGATCGTTTTTTTGACGTGGGTATCTGCGAACAACACGCCGTCACTTTTGCAGCCGGCATCGCCACCGAGGGCTTCCGGCCGGTGGTGGCCATCTACTCCACCTTCCTACAGCGGGCCTATGATCAGGTGCTGCATGACGTCTGCATTCAAAATCTCCCGGTTATCTTCGCCCTGGATCGGGGCGGCATTGTCGGCGAGGATGGCGAAACCCATCAGGGCCTCTTTGATCTGTCCTACCTGCGGCATCTGCCCAACATGATCCTCATGGCCCCTAAAGATGAGGACGAGCTTCGGCATATGCTCTATACCGCAGTCTCGCATGTAGGTCCGATTGCCTTGCGGTATCCACGAGGCGGCGGCGTCGGCACCCCCCTCTCTCCCGTTCTCAAGAAAATCCCCCTGGGCCAAGCCGAGGTTCTCACCGAGGGCGACGATCTGCTTATCCTGGCCGTCGGCGCCAGCGTTTACCCGGCCTTGGAGGCGGCTAGAGGCTTGGAGGAACAGGGTTTCAAAGCTACTGTCGTGAATGCCCGCTTTATTAAGCCCCTGGATCAGGCTCAAATACTCTCTCTGGCGGCTCGGTGCGGCCGGGTGCTTACGGTCGAGGAAAATGTTGCGGCCGGAGGCTTCGGCAGCGCCGTACTGGAACTCCTATCGGACCACGGTCTCCATGGGATCCCTGTAAAGCGTCTGGGGGTGGGAGATCTTTTTGTCGAACACGGCAGCCAGAAGATTTTGCGCCGCAAATACGGCCTTGACCCGCAGGGTATTCTAGAGGGTGCTTTGAACCTTCTGGGACATCCCAACGGCAAAAAAAATGTCATCTGGGGGAATTTTCAGAATTCCGAAGGGTAA